One window of Paenibacillus sp. FSL K6-3182 genomic DNA carries:
- a CDS encoding carbohydrate ABC transporter permease — protein sequence MSRNKKSRKSKWLVNTVLAVICLIWTIPTLGLLVSSFRPAADILSTGWWNILPHRDWSTTEQIQLPKDTDLREPIKVNGTTFTDDQLRAGVELNGERLIWENRRARLLNVQDKQWTIISNFTTQNYETVLGGKTYSITMPDGTTKTEKGSGMSRSFWNTIAVTIPATVIPIFIASFAAYAFAWLKFPGRKTLFVIVIALLVVPLQVALIPILRDYTSLGLNGTYFGIWLAHTAFGLPLITYFMYTSISQLPKDLFESAFMDGATNFTIFSRLILPLSVPALASISIFQFLWVWNDYLISLIFLGSQPEVQVLSMNIANMVGSRGNDWHLLTAAAFVSMLMPLTVFFALQKYFVRGMLGGSIKG from the coding sequence ATGAGCAGGAACAAAAAATCCCGTAAGTCCAAGTGGCTCGTGAATACAGTGCTAGCTGTCATATGTCTCATTTGGACTATCCCGACGCTCGGTCTGCTCGTTTCCTCTTTCCGGCCTGCAGCAGATATATTATCTACTGGCTGGTGGAATATACTGCCTCATCGAGATTGGAGCACAACAGAGCAAATTCAGCTGCCCAAGGACACCGATCTTCGTGAGCCAATTAAGGTGAATGGAACAACGTTTACCGATGATCAGCTGCGTGCGGGTGTGGAGCTTAACGGCGAACGATTGATCTGGGAAAACCGGAGAGCTAGACTTCTGAACGTACAGGATAAGCAGTGGACGATCATATCTAATTTTACGACTCAGAACTATGAGACGGTGCTGGGTGGAAAAACATATTCCATCACGATGCCAGATGGTACGACCAAGACAGAGAAGGGCAGCGGTATGTCGCGTTCCTTCTGGAATACGATTGCGGTTACAATACCAGCTACCGTAATTCCGATTTTCATCGCATCCTTTGCAGCTTATGCTTTTGCTTGGCTAAAGTTCCCAGGGAGAAAGACATTGTTTGTCATTGTTATCGCTTTGCTTGTCGTGCCTTTACAGGTAGCGCTCATTCCGATTTTGCGCGATTATACATCGCTTGGACTGAACGGCACATACTTTGGGATCTGGCTTGCGCATACGGCGTTTGGTTTGCCATTGATCACATATTTCATGTACACATCAATTAGTCAGCTGCCCAAGGATTTGTTCGAATCGGCATTTATGGACGGGGCAACGAATTTTACAATTTTCAGCAGGCTCATCCTGCCGCTATCCGTCCCAGCACTAGCATCGATCAGCATATTCCAATTTTTATGGGTATGGAATGATTATTTGATATCCCTTATATTTCTCGGAAGCCAGCCTGAAGTGCAAGTATTGTCAATGAATATTGCAAACATGGTAGGCTCCAGAGGAAATGACTGGCATTTGCTTACAGCAGCAGCATTTGTTTCGATGCTCATGCCGCTCACCGTATTTTTTGCACTTCAAAAATACTTTGTTCGCGGGATGCTTGGCGGCTCCATCAAAGGTTAA
- a CDS encoding sugar ABC transporter permease has translation MELQARKGNALRLLLLSILVPVINIVIHGGIFILFRDSNLPPILNAVFAVIWGAVGIYSIYYSFNWVVEKYPDQWKRRILPFVFVGPAVLLLGWLLVFPTLRTLYLSFFDAGSVNFVGFANYVAVFTDRLLIMALRNNLLWVFFGTLACVGLGLLIAILADRSSFEKLAKGLIFMPMAISFVAAGVIWKFIYYYQPGQEQIGLLNAIVVKFGGEPQAWLSMIQPWNNLFLIVILIWMQTGFAMVIFSAAIKSIPEDMLEAARMDGAGEVRIFFKIMIPYIAGTLLSVTTTIIVFTLKIFDVVMIMTGGQYETDVVATQFYRQLFMYQNAGYGSTLAIVLLVAVIPVIIINLRQFRREGGF, from the coding sequence ATGGAATTACAGGCTAGGAAAGGCAATGCTCTGCGGCTACTGTTGTTATCCATACTCGTGCCAGTTATCAATATTGTCATTCACGGGGGCATATTTATACTTTTTCGCGACTCCAACCTTCCGCCTATCCTCAATGCGGTGTTTGCAGTCATATGGGGAGCAGTTGGTATTTATTCGATTTACTATTCGTTTAACTGGGTAGTTGAAAAGTATCCGGATCAATGGAAGCGGAGAATATTGCCTTTTGTATTTGTTGGCCCAGCGGTGCTGCTGCTTGGTTGGCTGCTTGTCTTTCCGACATTGCGGACGCTATACTTAAGCTTTTTTGATGCCGGCTCGGTCAATTTTGTCGGTTTCGCCAACTATGTAGCTGTATTTACGGACCGCCTGCTCATCATGGCGCTGCGCAACAACTTGCTTTGGGTGTTCTTTGGCACACTGGCTTGTGTTGGTTTAGGTCTTCTTATTGCGATACTTGCCGATCGAAGCAGCTTCGAGAAGCTGGCTAAGGGTCTCATATTTATGCCGATGGCGATTTCGTTCGTAGCGGCAGGTGTTATCTGGAAATTTATTTATTACTATCAGCCAGGCCAGGAGCAAATTGGACTGCTGAATGCGATCGTCGTGAAATTTGGGGGGGAACCGCAGGCATGGCTCAGTATGATTCAGCCGTGGAATAACCTGTTTCTTATCGTTATTCTCATTTGGATGCAAACAGGTTTTGCGATGGTTATATTCTCAGCTGCGATTAAGAGCATCCCAGAGGATATGCTGGAGGCCGCTCGTATGGATGGCGCAGGCGAGGTTCGCATTTTTTTCAAAATCATGATTCCTTACATTGCGGGAACTTTGTTATCCGTTACAACAACGATTATTGTGTTTACACTCAAAATCTTCGACGTTGTTATGATCATGACAGGCGGACAATATGAGACGGACGTTGTGGCAACACAGTTCTATCGCCAGTTGTTTATGTACCAAAATGCAGGTTATGGTTCAACCTTAGCCATTGTGCTTCTCGTTGCAGTCATTCCAGTCATCATAATCAATCTGCGGCAGTTCCGTAGAGAAGGAGGGTTCTAA
- a CDS encoding ABC transporter substrate-binding protein, which produces MYTRKTKKASTVFILTLALVMTITACGGKNNNTTNQPTEKPAEGGTNAGAGAGDSALAKALNGDFKGKKVTMFGPFTDADEVKFNESIKAFEDKTGIDIAYEGSKEFEATISVRVNGGNAPDIADFPQPGLLKGFVNTGKVIDVKSFLSDEYLKKQYNQSWLDMATMKGTSGDVMSGIWARSSVKSLVWYNKKAFAEAGYTVPKTWTELMALTDQIAKDGDPAWSIGIESGTATGWPATDWMEDIMLRTTTPENYDKWVSGELPFTDPVVKNAAEKMAEIWFNEDYVYGGKKSIATTSFGDAVKPLFDNPPKAWLHRQAGFITSFFPEGLTADDYDWFPLPAIDEKYGQPALISGDIYAMFNDRPEVRAVMEFFTTGESLKAWIQTGGVTAPMNDADPSWYPNDQERRMAEFVKTAETIRFDGSDLMPGAVGAGTFWKGMTDWVSGTVDLDTALKEIQAGWKK; this is translated from the coding sequence ATGTACACGAGAAAAACAAAAAAAGCATCGACTGTCTTTATTCTAACGCTAGCGCTTGTGATGACGATTACGGCTTGCGGAGGGAAAAATAATAATACAACGAACCAGCCGACAGAGAAGCCAGCAGAGGGCGGAACGAATGCAGGAGCAGGAGCGGGCGACAGCGCGCTGGCTAAAGCATTAAATGGCGATTTTAAAGGTAAAAAGGTTACGATGTTCGGTCCGTTTACGGATGCGGATGAAGTGAAATTTAACGAAAGCATTAAAGCGTTCGAAGATAAGACTGGAATCGACATCGCGTATGAAGGCTCTAAAGAGTTCGAAGCAACGATTTCGGTACGTGTAAACGGCGGAAACGCTCCTGATATTGCGGATTTCCCGCAGCCGGGTTTGCTGAAGGGCTTTGTGAATACTGGTAAGGTAATTGATGTAAAATCATTCCTTAGCGATGAGTATTTGAAGAAACAATACAACCAAAGCTGGCTTGACATGGCTACGATGAAAGGTACTAGCGGAGACGTAATGTCCGGCATCTGGGCACGCAGCAGCGTAAAAAGCTTAGTGTGGTACAACAAAAAAGCATTTGCAGAAGCAGGTTATACCGTTCCAAAAACATGGACAGAGCTTATGGCGCTGACTGATCAAATCGCGAAAGACGGCGATCCAGCTTGGAGCATCGGCATCGAGAGCGGTACAGCGACTGGCTGGCCGGCTACAGACTGGATGGAGGATATTATGCTCCGCACGACTACGCCTGAAAATTATGACAAATGGGTATCGGGTGAGCTTCCATTCACAGACCCTGTAGTCAAAAATGCAGCCGAAAAAATGGCTGAAATCTGGTTCAACGAGGACTATGTATACGGTGGTAAAAAATCGATCGCTACAACATCGTTTGGTGATGCAGTTAAGCCGCTGTTCGATAATCCGCCAAAAGCATGGCTTCACCGTCAAGCCGGCTTTATTACAAGCTTCTTCCCAGAAGGCTTGACAGCTGATGATTACGATTGGTTCCCACTTCCAGCCATTGATGAGAAATATGGTCAACCAGCTCTAATCTCTGGAGATATTTATGCTATGTTTAATGATCGTCCAGAGGTTCGCGCTGTAATGGAATTCTTCACAACGGGCGAGTCGCTCAAAGCTTGGATTCAAACAGGCGGCGTAACAGCTCCTATGAATGATGCTGATCCATCATGGTACCCGAACGATCAAGAACGCAGAATGGCAGAATTCGTGAAAACAGCAGAAACGATTCGTTTTGACGGTTCTGACCTTATGCCAGGCGCAGTTGGTGCAGGTACATTCTGGAAAGGTATGACAGACTGGGTAAGTGGAACAGTAGATTTGGATACAGCACTAAAAGAAATTCAAGCCGGCTGGAAAAAATAA
- a CDS encoding LacI family DNA-binding transcriptional regulator, with protein MTHYNKIQTSACYIILTHQERRAIMKSTIRDVAKYANVSISTVSRVMNAPETVVEEKRIKVLEAIEELQYQPNGFARGLIYKKSDTLGVMIPDIENPYYAGLIRGMQDAAVMLNHSLMICNTDRDKQRTIAYVQSFFEKQVDGIIFTSDSLHEEYYEEMQRYRLPFVLASTNAPEYDIPSVDIDDEQGAYDAVKHLIEAGHCRIGMIGFPLGITISGEPRYTGFKKVLQEYNLSENENCIEFAIHRFEHAYDAAERLFTRCPDLTAVFAASDEFAMGAISYLRDNGKSVPEQMSVVGFDNIRMAHMFIPKLTTIDQPTYDIGYRSVEKLHELITTGKVEVLREKLPHHLIVRESTKSYSS; from the coding sequence ATGACTCATTATAATAAAATTCAAACTAGCGCATGTTACATCATTCTTACTCATCAAGAAAGGCGTGCCATTATGAAATCGACTATACGCGATGTAGCAAAATACGCTAACGTGTCCATAAGCACCGTATCCCGGGTCATGAATGCGCCGGAAACCGTAGTGGAAGAGAAACGTATCAAGGTGCTGGAAGCTATTGAGGAACTTCAATACCAGCCGAATGGATTTGCCAGAGGTTTGATTTACAAAAAATCAGACACGCTTGGCGTTATGATTCCGGATATAGAAAATCCGTATTATGCCGGCTTAATACGCGGAATGCAGGATGCGGCTGTTATGCTGAACCATAGTCTGATGATCTGTAATACAGACCGCGACAAGCAGCGGACGATCGCTTATGTGCAAAGCTTTTTTGAGAAGCAGGTAGATGGCATCATATTTACAAGTGATTCATTGCATGAAGAATATTACGAGGAGATGCAGCGCTATCGTCTGCCATTCGTTCTAGCTTCTACCAATGCTCCGGAGTATGATATTCCTTCTGTTGATATTGATGATGAGCAGGGTGCGTATGATGCGGTCAAACATTTAATTGAAGCAGGACATTGCCGCATAGGTATGATTGGTTTTCCTTTAGGAATCACAATCTCCGGTGAGCCGCGATATACGGGCTTTAAGAAGGTGCTTCAGGAATATAACCTCTCAGAAAACGAGAATTGCATTGAATTTGCTATACATCGATTTGAGCATGCTTATGATGCAGCTGAACGACTGTTCACTCGTTGTCCCGATTTGACGGCCGTTTTTGCAGCTTCGGATGAATTCGCGATGGGTGCGATTTCATATTTGCGCGACAATGGCAAATCCGTACCTGAGCAAATGTCTGTCGTAGGTTTTGACAATATCCGAATGGCTCATATGTTTATACCTAAGCTAACGACGATAGACCAGCCAACCTATGATATTGGGTATCGATCCGTTGAGAAGCTGCATGAGCTGATTACAACGGGGAAAGTTGAAGTGCTCAGAGAAAAGCTTCCACATCATTTAATTGTACGGGAGTCAACCAAGTCCTATTCATCATAG
- a CDS encoding ATP-binding cassette domain-containing protein, protein MISTSGITLRYGKRALFEDVSIKFTPGNCYGLIGANGAGKSTFLKILSGEVEQSHGEVHITPGERLAVLKQNHYEYDESVVLETVMMGHKRLYEVMKEKDALYAKADFTDEDGMRAGELEADFADMNGWEAESEAAEMLNGLGITPDLHDKKMAELSGNEKVRVLLAQALFGTPNILLLDEPTNHLDIESIRWLEDFLADYQGTVVVVSHDRHFLNTVCTHIADIDFGKIQMYVGNYDFWYESSQLALQLMRGENKKKEDKIKELQAFIQRFSANKSKAKQATSRQKLLEKISLDDIRPSNRKYPFILFKGEREAGKQLLLVDGLTKTIDGEKVIDNLTIALNKGDKVAFVGPNSLPKTLLFQLLVGEVEADAGSYSWGVTTSQAYFPKDNSPYFDGVDLNLVEWLRQYSKDPDETFIRGFLGRMLFSGDDAMKKASVLSGGEKVRCMLSKMMLEGANVFILDEPTNHLDLESITALNNGLTDTDCTILFTSHDHQFVQTIANRIVEITPNGVIDRMMTYDEYLESAEVKALRERMYAV, encoded by the coding sequence ATGATTAGTACAAGTGGCATAACGCTCCGTTACGGGAAGCGGGCGCTTTTTGAAGATGTTAGCATTAAGTTCACGCCAGGCAACTGTTATGGCTTGATCGGCGCTAACGGCGCGGGTAAATCGACCTTTTTGAAAATATTATCCGGTGAAGTTGAGCAATCGCACGGAGAAGTGCATATAACGCCGGGTGAACGGCTAGCCGTTCTAAAGCAGAACCATTATGAATATGACGAGTCCGTTGTACTTGAGACGGTAATGATGGGTCACAAGCGTCTTTATGAAGTAATGAAGGAGAAGGACGCTTTGTATGCAAAAGCAGACTTCACTGATGAAGACGGCATGCGTGCAGGTGAGCTTGAAGCTGACTTCGCAGACATGAACGGCTGGGAAGCTGAGTCTGAAGCAGCAGAGATGCTAAATGGACTTGGTATTACTCCTGACCTGCATGATAAGAAAATGGCTGAGCTAAGCGGCAATGAGAAAGTCCGCGTATTGCTGGCTCAAGCATTGTTTGGCACACCGAACATTCTATTGCTCGATGAGCCTACCAACCACTTGGACATTGAGTCCATTCGCTGGTTGGAAGATTTCCTTGCCGATTACCAAGGAACTGTTGTCGTAGTCAGCCATGACAGGCACTTCCTGAATACGGTATGTACACATATTGCGGATATCGACTTTGGTAAAATCCAAATGTATGTCGGCAACTATGACTTCTGGTACGAATCAAGCCAACTTGCTTTGCAGTTGATGCGCGGTGAGAACAAGAAGAAGGAAGATAAGATCAAGGAATTGCAGGCGTTTATTCAACGCTTTAGTGCGAACAAATCGAAAGCGAAACAAGCAACTTCGAGACAGAAGCTTCTTGAGAAAATTTCGCTTGATGATATTCGTCCATCTAACCGTAAATATCCGTTTATCCTCTTCAAAGGTGAGCGTGAAGCGGGCAAGCAGCTCCTGCTTGTTGATGGCTTGACCAAAACGATCGACGGCGAGAAAGTGATCGACAATCTGACGATCGCTCTTAATAAAGGCGATAAAGTTGCATTTGTTGGACCGAACAGCTTGCCTAAGACTTTGCTTTTCCAATTGCTTGTTGGTGAAGTTGAAGCAGATGCTGGCAGCTACTCATGGGGTGTAACAACATCGCAGGCTTATTTCCCGAAAGACAACTCACCATATTTTGATGGTGTTGATTTGAACCTTGTGGAATGGCTTCGTCAATATTCAAAAGATCCGGATGAAACCTTTATTCGCGGATTCCTTGGCCGTATGCTCTTCTCGGGCGATGATGCAATGAAGAAAGCAAGCGTGTTGTCCGGAGGCGAGAAAGTTCGCTGCATGCTCTCCAAGATGATGCTTGAGGGCGCGAACGTATTTATTTTGGATGAGCCAACGAATCACTTGGATCTTGAATCCATTACGGCTTTGAATAATGGTCTGACAGATACGGATTGTACGATTTTGTTCACTTCGCATGACCATCAGTTCGTACAAACGATCGCTAACCGCATCGTTGAAATTACGCCGAACGGTGTAATCGACCGGATGATGACTTATGACGAGTACCTTGAAAGTGCTGAGGTTAAAGCGCTTCGTGAACGTATGTACGCTGTTTAA
- a CDS encoding Gfo/Idh/MocA family oxidoreductase, whose amino-acid sequence MIHANIRLGVIGAGAIGSIHMQTFNKVEGIDVVAVTDAYLPLAEQRAAEYGIETVHPSPQSLLEDSSIDAVVIGVPNQFHAELAIEALKQGKHVLLEKPMAIDSEAARLIVEEAEKSGKILMMSHQMRWTGLSRALKQRIDNGDVGHIYNAKAGWFRKKGIPGWGSWFTRKDQAGGGPLIDIGVHMLDLSLYLMGNPKPVSVYGSTYAEFGPNRLGTGTWGTPNWDGYYDVEDLASALIKLDNGATLSLEVSWAAHSAFLPEDPFIHLMGTEGGVAIIGNNGKYVTHENNEVVESDINPLEGEEDRILMSRHFVDCIREGRQPITSALSGYTNNRILDAIYESSRTGNEVKLKWD is encoded by the coding sequence ATGATTCATGCAAACATTCGTCTAGGCGTTATCGGTGCAGGTGCAATCGGTAGTATACATATGCAGACATTCAATAAAGTCGAAGGTATCGATGTTGTTGCTGTAACGGACGCTTACCTTCCGCTTGCTGAGCAGCGTGCTGCTGAGTACGGTATTGAAACGGTTCATCCAAGTCCGCAATCGCTGCTTGAAGACTCATCGATCGATGCAGTTGTTATTGGTGTGCCTAACCAATTTCATGCCGAGCTTGCTATTGAAGCACTAAAGCAAGGCAAGCATGTTCTACTGGAGAAACCGATGGCCATTGATTCCGAAGCAGCGCGGCTAATCGTAGAGGAAGCTGAGAAATCAGGTAAAATACTAATGATGTCGCATCAAATGCGCTGGACTGGACTAAGCCGCGCACTTAAGCAGCGAATTGATAACGGCGATGTAGGCCATATCTATAATGCAAAAGCAGGCTGGTTCCGCAAAAAGGGCATTCCCGGCTGGGGCTCATGGTTCACTCGCAAAGACCAAGCAGGCGGCGGCCCGCTTATTGACATCGGAGTTCATATGCTCGATCTTTCGCTTTATCTCATGGGCAATCCGAAGCCTGTTTCCGTATACGGCTCGACTTATGCAGAATTTGGTCCTAACCGTCTTGGTACAGGAACATGGGGTACGCCAAATTGGGACGGGTACTATGACGTTGAGGACCTTGCCTCGGCGCTTATTAAACTTGATAATGGAGCAACCTTGTCGCTTGAGGTAAGCTGGGCAGCACATTCAGCCTTCCTGCCGGAAGACCCGTTCATTCATTTGATGGGAACAGAGGGCGGCGTAGCGATCATTGGCAATAATGGGAAGTATGTTACGCATGAGAACAATGAAGTCGTTGAAAGCGACATCAATCCGCTAGAGGGCGAAGAGGATCGGATTCTAATGAGCCGCCATTTTGTCGATTGCATTCGCGAAGGCAGGCAGCCGATTACGTCTGCACTTTCGGGCTACACAAATAACCGTATTCTTGACGCAATATATGAATCATCCCGCACGGGCAATGAAGTTAAGCTGAAGTGGGATTAA